The genomic segment attagatttGAGATGAGGTGACCCCAACAGGGAAATGGAGCCGGCAACAGCCCCAGCACTGACGACAGCCTTTGTCAGGACATTATTCTGTTCGTCTAAATGGCACCTCCTTTGCCATAAGGCTTTGACTTCTGGAAACTGTTTATCAATAGTTTCCAGGTTACGTCTCTTCAGCAAGTGATCTTCCTTCTTGGCTTTCCTTGCCGTTCTCAGAGTGGGGGTGATCACGGCCGCCACAACGTGGTCCAGCAAAGCGACAGGCCGCGGGACGACCCCGGCGTCAACAACCTCCTGAATCGGAACAACATTTGCATTGATGGGGATGTCAATGGGTGGATTACGGGCAGCGTGGGTTGCAGTGATTTCCTTGTTCTCGTCACCACTGTCGATACCTGCATGATAATGAAATACACGTGAGAAGaagcaattttgaaaaaaaaactgtcaacaCATACCATTCACTAAGTCCTCAATGTTCATGTTGGCTGCAGCCATGCGATTTGGTTCTTAGAGAGGGCTGAGGGGCTCATCATCACTCTTAAGGTTTCGTCTCTTCAGCAAGTGATCTTCCTTCTTGGCTCTATCAAGAATTTTTCGCAACTCAGCATACACCTCAGTACGTTTCCTCCTCTTTATTTCCTGTGCAAGTAagatgaaaaattattagatttGAGATGAGGTGACCCCAACAGGGAAATGGAGCCGCCAACAGCCCCAGCACTGACGACAGCCTTTGTCAGGACATTATTCTTTTCGTCTAAATGGCACCTCCTTTGCCATAAGGCTTTGACTTCTGGAAACTGTTTATCAATAGTTTCCAGGTTACGTCTCTTCACCCTACTAGCACAGagatatccataggatatcctatggatgTCAGAGCCGATCCAGTTGGATGTCCCAGTTGGACGTCCTATGGATGTTTAAAGGATATACTAATGTCCTCTCCTGTGGACGTCCAACTTGGGATATCCATGGACGTCCAAAAAACGGACGTTTTTGGTATCAGttaaaaatttgggaaaaattaaaagatctAACTTTAacggggatcgaacccgggaCTCCTGAATGCCATGCCAGTGTTATGCATCAATGCTACACTTGTTCTTATCAATATGAAACAAAGGGGATATTCAAGCTTCCCTACTAGCACACAATGTCCACAGGACGTTCTATGGATATCCTGTGAACGAAAACCGTCCGTCTGTTTAGCGTCAGCTACGGATATCCTATGGATGGAATGTTTGGATCAAGGAAACACGGTCCATACTGGGATGTCCTATGGATGTCCATCGGTACCAATCTGGGATGTGAAATTAATCGTTCGTTTCAGATCCTTATTCTGATATCCATACGATGTCCAATAATCAATACTCATCACGAATGTACGGCTGACTTCACATCCGAGATTGGTACCAGATGGACATTCATAGGACATCCCAGTATGACCATCCGCGACCAACCGTTATCTGGATCAAAATATACCATCCATAGGATATCCGTAGCTAACGCTAAACGGACAAACGGAAAATGGACCGTCGGATATCCAATGGACGTCCTATGGACAATGTGTGCTAGTAGGGCAGCAAGTGATCTTCCTTCTTGGCTTTCCTTACCGTTCTCAGATTGGGGGTGATCACGGCCACCTCAACGTGGTCCAGCACAGCGACAGGCCGCGGGACGACCCCGGCGTTAACAACCTTATGCATTCGTAAGTACGGGCGATCGGTGAAGTACGACAAGGCCCAGTAAGCGTCTGCGCGGATCTCTTTGTCGTTCCTGTGGCTCAGGTCGACCAAGGCGCGAAGAAGTTCCAGTTCTACATGAAGACTGGGCGGAGAATCCTTGTTACGACTCAAGTTGGACAAAGTTTAACCCTTTTTTATGCGAACATTTCGCTTCTTGCCCTAGTAGACTTCGGATATTGAACTAAGACAATCGTGACTATTTTGACATGGTTACCTCTATTGTACCacgtccaatttttctttcttttctttctttttacagtTAAGTATCGATAAAAAGATAGATGGCTTGATTGATCGATACTTTGTTTTCGAGATCCAATTTCGAATTaagatttttcaattgaatcttGCGTCGTACTTCGTTGACTTGTTATAGCTggtttccttattttcaagCGTGAAACGTTATCTTCCAATAAATCAGTGATTACCCGTGGACTGCTTTTTGGACTCTGTAACTCcgcttttatttaattaaagattTTCAGTAATAAAACTGACTCCCCTTCCCAACCCTTTTGTTTATGGACGCAACACTCGTACAGCACATATATGTGGGCCGctctagctttttttttaacatagaGAAAGTTGTTTTAAGTTCTCATTAATATGCTAAAATTTCAAAGAgtgttctgtaattttttcctccaTACTCAGTCAATCCTTTCATATGTGGCTACGTGTTTCGAAAGGAAATTGTATCCgggattaaaaacaaaataagctCGGGCCAAGCGAGAAGTCAAAGATCAATAAAATAGTGAattcgtaaaagaaaaaaaaaaaggaaaaaacttaTCAGGAACACTCTTTTAATCAACGTCACATCGTCTAATACAAATTAAAGATAGCTGTATAACTGTTATCTTGACTTCATATTTTAAAACCAAACGCATCAGAATATTTACTATTGTTTATATATTGACAGggataaaattgttaaataacTCGACTAGACTATGCGATAAGCGCAAATCACATACAATAAGGAGAGACAACACGTACACAAAATTGACCTGTCTCTTTCATCTGTTTGCCTTCAGTAGGTAATAACTTAACTTATAGattcattaaaaaagtttATGACCCTTTCACGCTTTTAGCAAACTTCAAAaaccaagaaacaaaatttccaactGCTAGAACTTTAGAGAATGGCGaatgaagacgaaaaaaaattattgtttcgaATGCAGCACATAATCCCGCGCGGTTTGTCATCTCCAACCATTTCAAATAATCCCAATACAAATatatcttcatcttcttctcctgaAGAAATCGAGATTCAAATGACTTGGGGAAAAGTAGCAGGTGAAACACAATAAAGCTGATTAAATTCTAACGTTAAGTAAATTTGTTATCTTGCCctacttttcttttgctggGTATGGAACATCATTGAAGCCAAAGTTTGGGGTCCTGCAAACGGTCGACCAGTCATTGCTATCCACGGTTGGTTAGACAACTCTGGGACATTCGACACTTTAATACCTCTTCTTCCAAAAGATTTAAGGATTGTCGCTGTAGACATGTAAATAATCCCGaataatgaaatcatttccattaattaacatattttttctttgattcattTCTACAGCCCAGGTCACGGACTTAGTGATCACTTCCCACCCGACATCGCTTATAATTATATCGACACTCTTGTGGCGGTGGAAAGATTAATGAAACGTTTTCAATGGCAAAAGGTTTCCTTTCTAGTCCACAGTTTGGGTGGCGCGACAGCGATGCTTTACGCAGGAGTGGTAACAATCAGTATATATTGaagtgaaatttgaatatccGCAAAATGCGTAACGGCACAATTCGAAATGCAGTTTCCAGAGAAAGTGGAAAAAGTTGTCTGCTTGGATATCATCCGTGCTACACCAACGATTCCGGCAACCGTCGATGTACGTTTGCGCAAAACGATCGGAAAGTTACTCAAGTACGAAGACGCCATCATCTCTGGACCGGAACAACCCATAAGCTACGAGTCAGCAGTGGAGCGATGGGTTAGTGGTACGTTCGGCTCGCTCGATGACAAAGCCTGTCGAATCCTGTGTAAGAGAGGCTTGAAAAAATTCGAGGATGGCTACGTTTTCAGTCGGGATCGACGTATTCTCGCGGCCCCATTGGCTTTTATTCCCAAGGAAGATCAAGTTATTTTAGCGCGTAAAGTCACGGCCGATGTTCTGATCATTAAATTCAGCGAAGGTCCGTATTACGAACCCGCAGAGAACTACCGAGAACATGTCGAAGCTCTTCGAACTCAATCAAAATGTGTCCGCTACGTCGAAATGGAAGGGAAACATCACACACATTTGACGCATCCGGAGCTTGTTGCTCCAATTATCAAcgaatttctaaattttcagAGTTCAGTCTAAGAttcatgaaatttaaaaaccgGTACGTTTTCTAACAATTCGGGTTTCTATATTTCTCCCTTCTCTTCTTCAAGGATTTCTGATTTTGTGCACTAGTGTACCGTCAACTATGATGCTGCTAGTGTAAATTACCGATTCAGACTCGGAAATATATACTGGAATGTATAACGAATATTGTGAACTTGTGcaggtattttttattttgactcgTGCAGCCGCCATCATTTACTGAGTAGGTTTACTCATTTGCTAATTGCTCATTGCTAaagtaataattaatattaaatagcTTTAGAAGCTGACACATTAATTATTTAAGCGCAACGGATATTCTCAGGGACATAGATTTAGGTAAAAAATTCccatattacatttttttttctgtcccaGTTATTTGTTATATTCTTTTATCGGTCGCTTAAAAATCCTGTAATTGTACAGGATGTTAAGAAACCAatagcactttttttttagttaaactCTTTCCATACCTTTGCGATAGGCTACTAAAACATAAATCCGTccgaaacaaatttgatttttctgaagtattttcattcaatttaattCTTCGTCGAATATACAAGAACGTTCAAAATGATACTTAagcagtttttaaaatgttgctAGTTTGATCAACTACTCCGATGGGTTATTAAAAGAATTGAGACCAACTAATTCTTCGCTCATTTTCCACAAGCGCTCGGCTGCTTTTTTATCATTAGCTTGCTTCGCAGGTTTCTTCTTAGCACAGTCACTGtaataataagacaaaaatAGTTTattgttaaaaagaaataacgataGCCACGTAAGATCTAATGAGTTGACACTTTATATGTAAATCTAGTAGGGAATGACCTAAAATAATGTCCACTCAGTTCTGTCAAAGATTCCTCTGTGGCACAGTAAATACTCGTTTGGGCTCCCATCTCTGGCGTCTTAAAGACGTAACGACTAACAAAATGAAGAGTGCCATCAACGCACGAGTTCATCGATTCGTTAATGTGGCGCGCCAGTTCCGTTTGTACCGCGCCTGGATGTACGGCAAAAACGGATACGCCAGTTccttaaaataacaaaattggtACCATATAAGACGCCAAATGCTGTAGAgttctcaatttctttttaaaacgaTGCAACTTGGTGCAacttgaattgaaattaatacCTTCGAGTCGTCTAGCGAGCCCGTACGCGACAGATAGCTTAAAAGTACTTTTTTAAGCTtagaaaaaacgcaaaaatttcgtttttcactAAAGATTTAGTAAGCTTAACTTTGCAACACACAGAACCATGAAATATATAAGCTAAACATAGCTGTTCCCGTGATGAGCTAAgaattgctgttttttctgAAGCTTGATTCAGCTTACTCTCATCTATcctagaaaaaagggggaaataaagaaatggcgcGCGCGCACCTTTCTCTAAGCTTAACTAAGctaacttttatatttctaaGCTTTTTCGTAAATTCTGGGTCACCTATCCAATTGCTGATGTGATGAGGGGTTGCTGCGTTCTTTGTTGACGGTCACCGTTGGTCCTGATGTGGCATTATTTGATATGTTAAATTTCTCAATAATGAATACTGCCAAAATTACAccagatatatttttctcttctcttctttttctctttcccttaaTTTAATGCATCGTTATCACTTATTACTTTTAACATTGTTCTTATTGAATATATATCTCGATCTAAATTTAGCCTTTAGTTGATATGGCGCAGGTAGTTGAAAAGCGCAGGGTATATCCGTAAGAAATAAGACTATCAAATAGTCAATTTatcggtaaaaataataatttacattgTAGAATCTAGATTAAGAGAGCAGATGATGTACATATTGATTGCAGCATATGCTGATTATTAATTAGGAGAAAAGTTAGCTGTTTTCGGCTGTTTTCAGGTTATATAATCGTTACTTTTCTAATCATAGCATAGAATAAGCTTACATTAACTTAAGAATTATATagcataaaatcaaaaagaaaatcttagctgttttcagcttattttttccctagatgataaaacgaaagcttgtccaagcttttattttcattacttttattattttaagtaaCTTTAAGGTGAATCCGGGTGAATCAAaaccaaggaagaaaaagtaaaagtaagttCAAGCTTACTAAAAAAAGTATGACCTGAGTTTAAGTCTGCTTGGTAAAATATAAGTAATTTTCAGCTTAATAAAGCTTGAAGACAAACATCAtcgacggaataaaaaaaatctagctaCGTTAAGCAAAACAAACCTAACTCTTGGGCTACTATATGAAATATAAGCTAATGTAAGCTAACGTAAGCTTgggaaacagggaaaaaaataaaaaagcacttTTAAGCTATCTGTCGCATACGGGAGTTCCTGTGTGAAAAGGACATTTGCCAACTTGCTTTGGCAGTATGCTCGTACTGGCGTGTAATTTTTCGCCAACATCAGGTCGTCGAAATAAATCTTACCTCCTGTTAAGTTTCAAATATGTAAAGACGCAATGCGAATAAAAAGAAGTAGGAAATTTGGCGGCCAGCGCACTGACTAGTGTGGGCGAGAGAAGAAAGATTGACAATGCGAGAAGGTGCAGCTTGTTTGATGTTGTCTATCAGAAGAAGAGTCCATAGAAAAGATCCCAAATGGTTGACGCCAAATTGCATCTCAAAACCGTCGTCCGTCTTCCATTGGGGGCACGTCATAATTCctatagaaaaatacaaaacacaTTTCGATGTGTAAAATCTGAGCCTATATCATCTCGTTAGTTATACCTGCATTGTTGATGAGAATATGAATTTGGGGATGACGGGCCCTGAGCTCCTCAGCGGCAGCGCGAATCGATTTCAGAGAAgctaaattcaatttcaaagtcGTGACTTTATTGCCCGTCTCCTTCGCAATCTCGTCTGCAGCTTCTTCGGCTTTGTTCAGGTCACGACAAGCGAGAACCACTTCAGCTCCTGATGATGCGCGGTCGTATGTTTGacgtttgttattttgaatatttgttttcatcaatAGACCGGGAAACAGCTAGTCGCTAAAAGAGTAAAAGCATAGCTATATATTTCTAGGTTACCTCTTTTGCTGAGTTCACGTGCCGTCTCTTTGCCGATGCCCGTATTGGCTCCCGTGATCACGGCAATTTTGCCATCAAGTCCAATTGCGTTTTTGCAACGAGGACCTTGGAAAAAGCGTGGCATCTTGTTGCGATGAATAAATGACTGACGAGCGCTTGAACTCGTTCTAGTTTCATAGCGGCAAGCACATTCGAGACGAACTCCAAGGTTTTCTATCAGGATGACAGGGCATCTTAAATTATATAAGTATAGATAAAAAGTGCTGAAGTTTGAACAAGTCAAGGACAACTGTAAAAGTCCAGTTTGTTATGCCGCACAATGTTCGGACTTCGGACCGTTAGGTAACTTTCGATTGGAGGGATTTTGACGGACGTTTTATATcggtgaaatgaaaatgtttaaaatataaaacaatatGAACAAAATATTCATTAGCATCTATACACCAACCTGCCAAAAATCGAGTCTACTTGTCATCACTTGTTATTCAATTACAAATTCGGCTGTATTTAGTTGTGTAATATTCAAATATAAGAACGCCAAATTTTCGTAAATATCCAATCATGGTTGAAATGTGTATGCACTCCAAAGCGATATGCGCTGCTTTTTCCATCATTTGTGTTCATGTTCGTCGTCGGTGTTTGACGTCCTATCGCTGTGtagaatcaaacaaattcatAATAACATTTTCGCCAACTTTTGATGATGTGTCTCTTATTACCGTCAAGTAAACAACGAGCATGATCAAGCTGGCCACAACCAAAGCGATTCCAGCACCCAAGAAGCACCAGCGGCTTATGTTGAGTGCATCGATCACGTTAACCGCCTTGTTGACGTCATTGGCGGTTGCTGCATCCAGTTTCgcgctctttttttaaaaaaatagaacattTATTCCCcggtgaaattaaatttgccTACAGTTTAAACCATtcgttttttccttattcgtATTTCGTACCTCGTTGAGCCAAATGACAGGGAAAACTGTGTCGCTAATGTTCAAAAATCTTTCGGGCACCTTGTACCGTCGCGCGTCGATGTTGAGTTGGAGTCTTTTAGAGGCGAAAAGCGGCACGCCAAGCAACTATTTGATTATGAAATTTTGTTATGACATTAGACGCTAAGATTGCGCATGTGAAGGCCTCTATCCACACCAATCGTAGGTAGGCATACATTACCGGTTCTAAATCGAAGTGAGTCTCGTGCCAGTCCTTATTTGGTTTGAGCCCAACAAAAGCATCGACATATTTCGGATCAGCCATGTAAAAGTGAGGAGTTGACAGTACAACTGGGACTCctgtaaaaaattgaattcaatttgacTCGTCTCGCCGCAAAGGGATTATTAACGTATATATCTGACCGAGTAGACAAGGTCGCATATCTAGAACGCCTCTACTGAAGCAGAGGTCGGGGTTTTCTCTGTACTGACTACAATAGCAAACGTTTTCTGGGTCAAGAGTGTCGAAAA from the Daphnia pulex isolate KAP4 chromosome 1, ASM2113471v1 genome contains:
- the LOC124193843 gene encoding serine hydrolase-like protein is translated as MANEDEKKLLFRMQHIIPRGLSSPTISNNPNTNISSSSSPEEIEIQMTWGKVAAKVWGPANGRPVIAIHGWLDNSGTFDTLIPLLPKDLRIVAVDIPGHGLSDHFPPDIAYNYIDTLVAVERLMKRFQWQKVSFLVHSLGGATAMLYAGVFPEKVEKVVCLDIIRATPTIPATVDVRLRKTIGKLLKYEDAIISGPEQPISYESAVERWVSGTFGSLDDKACRILCKRGLKKFEDGYVFSRDRRILAAPLAFIPKEDQVILARKVTADVLIIKFSEGPYYEPAENYREHVEALRTQSKCVRYVEMEGKHHTHLTHPELVAPIINEFLNFQSSV
- the LOC124193869 gene encoding retinol dehydrogenase 12-like encodes the protein MPRFFQGPRCKNAIGLDGKIAVITGANTGIGKETARELSKRGAEVVLACRDLNKAEEAADEIAKETGNKVTTLKLNLASLKSIRAAAEELRARHPQIHILINNAGIMTCPQWKTDDGFEMQFGVNHLGSFLWTLLLIDNIKQAAPSRIVNLSSLAHTRGKIYFDDLMLAKNYTPVRAYCQSKLANVLFTQELARRLEGTGVSVFAVHPGAVQTELARHINESMNSCVDGTLHFVSRYVFKTPEMGAQTSIYCATEESLTELSGHYFSDCAKKKPAKQANDKKAAERLWKMSEELVGLNSFNNPSE